The following proteins come from a genomic window of Sardina pilchardus chromosome 1, fSarPil1.1, whole genome shotgun sequence:
- the LOC134083905 gene encoding adhesion G protein-coupled receptor E1-like: MTFALCRRKPQVNSTTRLNLCISLFLAQLIFLLVQEFIHLIRPHKIVCTVLSGVLHYLFLSCFVWMLLETIWLFHSVLGLKDIRSQQRIGPHWGFKCLIGYGVPMAVVVVSAGIMPDGYGSDRCWLNYDRGFIWSFLGPVCFILGANAVLFIIILILLHTALSQMQHSPTHNKRFRALVFKILVQSIIIGLPWILGFFTGSSEALDVVFLVLNSQQGTFIFLLHCVLNEEVRQQFWSCCSRGRAI, from the exons ATGACCTTCGCCCTTTGTCGACGTAAACCCCAAGTGAACAGCACGACTCGTCTGAACCTCTGCATCAGCTTGTTTCTCGCTCAGCTCATCTTCCTGCTCGTTCAGGAGTTTATCCACCTCATCCGCCCTCACAAG ATTGTTTGCACTGTGCTCTCAGGAGTTCTTCACTACCTCTTCCTGAGCTGTTTTGTGTGGATGCTCCTGGAGACCATCTGGCTTTTCCACTCTGTCCTCGGACTCAAAGATATCAGATCCCAACAGAGGATTGGACCTCACTGGGGATTCAAGTGCCTGATTGGTTATGGAGTTCCCATGGCTGTCGTTGTTGTTTCAGCTGGAATTATGCCTGATGGCTATGGGAGTGACAG GTGCTGGTTGAATTACGACAGAGGATTCATCTGGAGTTTTCTTGGTCCCGTGTGCTTCATCCTTGGA GCAAATGCtgtcctcttcatcatcatcctcatcctcctacACACTGCCCTGTCTCAGATGCagcacagccccacacacaataaacgaTTCAG GGCGTTGGTGTTTAAAATACTGGTCCAGTCTATCATCATTGGGTTGCCTTGGATACTGGGATTCTTCACTGGAAGCAGCGAGGCACTGGATGTGGTCTTCCTCGTGCTCAACAGCCAACAGGGAACCTTCATCTTCCTGCTACACTGTGTTCTCAATGAGGAG